In one Bryobacteraceae bacterium genomic region, the following are encoded:
- a CDS encoding ankyrin repeat domain-containing protein: MDLEQHAKQARELLRAIRSGNTEAAARLRRHQTRWATSDDRELRLLLSLHDAQFALAREQGFASWPKLKAHADPAAGVAHTQLFEANLAWISDRAHGLLRARHSAGPALEQIREWHPRFHDRSDEEIRQAPFTEEDARLVYAREHGFDTWDALAARVNDLAVNVAAAAAEPFMNAFAALRSGADSRFKVLLQTHPRLALERGTNGNTLLNLAVSLAGKPDGNGGLSSIEALLASGADVNQANNRGWTPLHQAAYANRCDIAALLIEKGAELDAEAHGSGGSPLIVALFWGHREVADVLGRDAVAPNNLRAAAGLGRLDLVDACFRPDGALTPDAGAARGFYRPHSGFPDWNPSPDPQEVLDEALVWACKGNRLEVLDRLVRAGARPDADPYRGTPLIWASVCNRPEAVAWLLDHGADINRKATFGGLTHGQGITALHLAAQYGNMAVVRLLVERGADRAIEEDLYRSTAVAAANHFGQTEVRDYLMNALEPPGIGRERSG; encoded by the coding sequence CTGCGCCGGCATCAGACGCGCTGGGCAACCTCGGACGATCGCGAACTACGCCTCCTCTTGTCTTTGCACGATGCGCAGTTTGCTCTCGCTCGTGAACAGGGATTTGCCAGTTGGCCCAAGCTGAAGGCTCACGCCGATCCGGCCGCGGGCGTGGCCCACACTCAACTCTTCGAAGCGAACCTCGCCTGGATTTCGGACCGTGCTCACGGTCTGCTGCGGGCGCGCCATTCGGCCGGACCCGCGCTCGAACAAATTCGAGAATGGCACCCACGCTTCCACGATCGGAGCGACGAGGAAATCCGCCAAGCGCCTTTCACCGAAGAGGATGCCCGATTGGTCTACGCCAGGGAGCACGGTTTCGACACTTGGGACGCCCTTGCGGCCCGCGTGAACGACCTCGCCGTGAACGTGGCTGCCGCGGCTGCTGAGCCCTTCATGAACGCGTTCGCCGCACTCCGATCCGGCGCCGACAGCCGCTTCAAAGTGCTCCTGCAAACGCATCCTCGCTTGGCCTTGGAGCGCGGCACGAATGGCAATACCCTTCTGAATCTCGCCGTCAGTCTAGCCGGTAAGCCGGATGGGAACGGCGGCCTTTCTTCCATCGAAGCGCTGCTGGCGTCCGGCGCCGATGTGAATCAGGCCAACAACCGCGGTTGGACGCCGCTTCACCAGGCCGCCTACGCCAACCGGTGCGATATCGCCGCGTTGCTGATCGAAAAAGGCGCGGAGCTCGACGCGGAAGCGCACGGCTCGGGCGGCAGCCCGCTCATCGTTGCGCTGTTCTGGGGACATCGCGAGGTGGCGGACGTACTGGGCCGCGATGCGGTCGCTCCGAACAATCTCCGCGCTGCCGCGGGGCTCGGCCGCTTGGACCTCGTCGATGCGTGCTTCCGGCCCGATGGCGCGCTCACTCCCGATGCCGGCGCGGCCCGAGGCTTCTACCGGCCGCACTCTGGGTTCCCGGATTGGAATCCCTCGCCGGATCCGCAGGAGGTGCTTGACGAAGCGCTCGTGTGGGCCTGTAAGGGCAATCGTTTGGAAGTGCTGGACCGGCTGGTGAGAGCCGGTGCGCGCCCGGACGCCGATCCGTATCGAGGCACGCCGCTAATATGGGCATCGGTCTGCAATCGCCCGGAAGCCGTTGCCTGGCTGCTCGATCACGGGGCGGATATCAACCGGAAAGCGACCTTCGGCGGACTCACCCACGGTCAAGGAATCACCGCCCTCCACCTCGCCGCTCAGTACGGCAATATGGCCGTCGTTCGGCTGCTCGTCGAACGCGGCGCGGATCGCGCCATCGAGGAGGACCTCTATCGCTCCACCGCAGTAGCGGCCGCGAACCATTTCGGACAGACCGAAGTACGAGACTATTTGATGAACGCGCTGGAGCCGCCCGGTATTGGAAGAGAGCGATCGGGATAG